The Gopherus evgoodei ecotype Sinaloan lineage chromosome 4, rGopEvg1_v1.p, whole genome shotgun sequence nucleotide sequence CTGGGTTAGCCCGAGAGACGCTGGCAAAGGCAGATCCCGGGGCACAGGCGctcctagtgtgtgtgtgtgtttgtgtgtggcgCTGCTGGGGAGAGCGCGGCCCCTTTAAGAGCCGAGGCTGCCCTACCTTTCCCTTTGTACCTGCTTTTTGAAAGCGCTTTGCAGCCCTCGCATTGGCTAGGGGGAGCCACCACTTCTCCCCAGTAACTTGACCCGAGGCGCATATGAATGCAACCTGAAAAGTCTGAAGCATGGCaaggtccctgcccccagcctctgccaCCCAATCAGGCTGCGGGGGGAGGTCCCTGCCTCTGCAATCCTCCTCTCCTGGAGCAAAAAACTGCCTGTGTTCGGCAGCAGCCGGGTAAGAGGTGGGGGAAGCCTCTTGTTTAGTAGATCTGTGCTGTGCTTTCTCTCTTGCAGTACTGGAGGGGGGCCCCACCTCCGCTCTCCTCCCCAGAAGTAGGTGGGACTAGTTCAAGCCCTGTAGCTGAGCTCCTGCTTTCTGATGATTGTGCCATTAGAGGAATGCTCCTTCGCTTACCACCTCTTGTCATGAATTTTTTTACGTGCAATTTACAAAGGCATTGACATCATCCGGAGAGCAGCCTCGGAATTAACGCAAAACAAACAACCGGAGGGACAGGTTTCTATTTCAcatgttatttaaaaaaccagCTACCTAGCTCAGCAGCTGTGATGTGGACAGGGATCGGATCGGGAAAGCTGGGTCTGCACTGGAGGATTTAATGGTGcccttattattttatttgtactgTTTAGTGGAAATcggtgggtttggggtttttgtaGAGGAACAAGTGAAATGAACAAATCCAAGAAGACTGACCGTTGCTGATTAGCCTCCACTTAGTGTTGTGTTCTCCTAGGGTAAGTCGATTGATTCACTTTGGAGACAATTAAAAGAATTCTAAAGCTTTGAATCGGATCGcccctttttttggtttttgataTGGGGGACAAATCTTTCAAGGTGAATTTGCTGTTTTTTCCTGACCACATCCTCTCTGAAGAGCTATAATTTTCTCCCTGCCCAACATGTTACAGTAAATTTTAGTTCCAGAAAACactgtttattattaattaaaaagaaacaatatcTAGACTCAAATATGGCAAAAAATTCTCTGGAAGGGTCTAAGGAAGACCTGAACAAAATTTCAGAAGAGGAGATGATGAGATGGAGCAAGGAAGAGCTGGTGAAAAGATTGAGGAAAgtagaaaatgaaaaaatgaacTTAATGGTGGAACATGGCAACTTAATGAAGGATGTAAACAGGAGGCTGCAGGTTCATCTGCATGAGATCAGGGGGCTGAAGGAGGTGAATCAGAAATTACAGGATGATAATCAGGAACTGAGAGAGCTCTGCTGCTTCTTGGATGATGACCGGCAGAAAGGCAAAAAACTGTCCCGGGAATGGCAGAGGTTTGGGAGGCACACTGCCAGTGTGATGTGGAAAGAAGTTGGGATGTATCAACAGAAGCTGAAGGAGCTAGAGGCAAAGCAGGAGTCTCTCATGAGGGAGAACATGGAGCTGAAGGAGATAGTCCTCATGCTAGATGAAGAGAGAAATGGAGCTGGCTCTAGGAGCTCTATAGACAGCCAGGCCAGTTTGACCAATTTGAATGGGAGCTCTGGCACCAgggatgtgggggatgggagtagcacctccagcactgggagcgcagGGAGCCCAGatcatcatcaccatcacctCCAGCATCACAAACCTGTCGAGAATAAGGCTGGAGGAATAAGGAGATCTATGGATGACTTGTCTGCACCCCTTCACCACAGGAGTATCCCCAATGGTCTCAATGGTAAGTCTGTTCCcccacttcctccctctctctagTTCTGTTTGAGGAAGTGCTGTCTAGTGTTTACATAACTGGAGTGAGGTGACATGGGTTCTGTgcttagctctgccacagatttcctgtctgaacttgggcaagtcactgtaaCCACTCTGCCTCCACTTTGCCACCTGTGTAATGGAGATGCCTGTCTTAAGGAGGCATTGTGAGGGTTAGTGCATTGACCTTTGGACAGCGCATCCATCCGGAACAGTCCATGGGAATGCATGTTATCATTTATTATAAGGAGTAGTAATtgtataataataaatacagcAGGTGATCTTCTGGGAAATGTGAAATGCACCCTGTGCATTTCTCTGTGGTTTTATTAAACCTCTTAATCTGATAACTCGTTCATAGTGGATCTGTTCTGATGTAATTACACTATTGTTAAATGCTCATCAGATGCATTATTAATGGAGTGGGCTGTGGGATGgtcttttattttttgttttaagtccTGGCAGGCAAATTGACTATGTGTTTTCTGAATTAAATAAACATTGATTTTTCCtgttagtgttttgttttatcttctcTGCTTGCCTGATAGTTTGATGAGCTTGATAAAAGCATAGTTGGGATGTTGGAATTATTACAGTCCTCATCTGCCAGCTAATGGATAAAAGCATCACTTGTTAACTCCATGGGGCTTTCACTGGCAGACTGTCTGAAACTGAGCAATGCCTAGTAGTTAAAGACTGTGTTCAGTGTATAGGAATTAGCTTAACTCTTTTGCTTCCCTCCTTACCTCTTGTGA carries:
- the CCDC85C gene encoding coiled-coil domain-containing protein 85C isoform X3, with translation MAKNSLEGSKEDLNKISEEEMMRWSKEELVKRLRKVENEKMNLMVEHGNLMKDVNRRLQVHLHEIRGLKEVNQKLQDDNQELRELCCFLDDDRQKGKKLSREWQRFGRHTASVMWKEVGMYQQKLKELEAKQESLMRENMELKEIVLMLDEERNGAGSRSSIDSQASLTNLNGSSGTRDVGDGSSTSSTGSAGSPDHHHHHLQHHKPVENKAGGIRRSMDDLSAPLHHRSIPNGLNDSSSSYIRQLETKVKLLEDDNKLLSQGPARMAPDLASSPVAGYVPVGQKPEAVVHAMKVLEVHENLDRQMQDNYEEDLSEKEKAIVREMCNVVWRKLGDAASSKPSIRQHLSGNQFKGPL
- the CCDC85C gene encoding coiled-coil domain-containing protein 85C isoform X2; the protein is MAKNSLEGSKEDLNKISEEEMMRWSKEELVKRLRKVENEKMNLMVEHGNLMKDVNRRLQVHLHEIRGLKEVNQKLQDDNQELRELCCFLDDDRQKGKKLSREWQRFGRHTASVMWKEVGMYQQKLKELEAKQESLMRENMELKEIVLMLDEERNGAGSRSSIDSQASLTNLNGSSGTRDVGDGSSTSSTGSAGSPDHHHHHLQHHKPVENKAGGIRRSMDDLSAPLHHRSIPNGLNDSSSSYIRQLETKVKLLEDDNKLLSQQSSSGDLRTLRKGLSPYHSESQLSSLPQYQDAMQNGPARMAPDLASSPVAGYVPVGQKPEAVVHAMKVLEVHENLDRQMQDNYEEDLSEKEKAIVREMCNVVWRKLGDAASSKPSIRQHLSGNQFKGPL
- the CCDC85C gene encoding coiled-coil domain-containing protein 85C isoform X1, with the translated sequence MAKNSLEGSKEDLNKISEEEMMRWSKEELVKRLRKVENEKMNLMVEHGNLMKDVNRRLQVHLHEIRGLKEVNQKLQDDNQELRELCCFLDDDRQKGKKLSREWQRFGRHTASVMWKEVGMYQQKLKELEAKQESLMRENMELKEIVLMLDEERNGAGSRSSIDSQASLTNLNGSSGTRDVGDGSSTSSTGSAGSPDHHHHHLQHHKPVENKAGGIRRSMDDLSAPLHHRSIPNGLNDSSSSYIRQLETKVKLLEDDNKLLSQLADRNSLPRNFIKQSSSGDLRTLRKGLSPYHSESQLSSLPQYQDAMQNGPARMAPDLASSPVAGYVPVGQKPEAVVHAMKVLEVHENLDRQMQDNYEEDLSEKEKAIVREMCNVVWRKLGDAASSKPSIRQHLSGNQFKGPL